Proteins from a single region of Shinella zoogloeoides:
- a CDS encoding SDR family NAD(P)-dependent oxidoreductase, producing the protein MTAEKKRIVIVTGAGIGIGAATAKAFGALGDHVVVTDILEKEGREVAEAISAAGGSAEFHRYDVRSTAEADALVRDIEVRHGRIDVIVANAGIAHRTPLADLTDEKWDLTFDIDLKGIFRLVRAAAPGMRARKSGAVVALSSIMGVAYGWDEHVHYSAAKSGVVGLVRGLAVEMARDGVRVNGIAPGYIRTAQLLSEENSLGPAGAEKAAEFIPMGRLGTGEDIADVAAFLASDSARYMTGQVLVVDGGLLVGRY; encoded by the coding sequence ATGACCGCAGAGAAGAAACGCATCGTCATCGTCACAGGCGCCGGCATCGGTATCGGCGCGGCCACCGCGAAGGCCTTTGGCGCGCTTGGTGACCATGTGGTCGTCACCGACATTCTCGAGAAGGAGGGCCGCGAGGTGGCCGAGGCGATCTCCGCTGCCGGCGGCTCGGCCGAGTTTCATCGCTACGACGTCCGTTCGACGGCCGAGGCCGACGCGCTGGTTCGCGATATCGAGGTCCGCCACGGCCGCATCGACGTCATCGTCGCCAATGCCGGCATCGCGCATCGCACGCCGCTGGCCGACCTCACCGACGAGAAATGGGACCTCACCTTCGATATCGACCTCAAGGGCATCTTCCGCCTCGTGCGCGCCGCCGCGCCCGGAATGCGCGCCCGCAAGTCCGGCGCTGTCGTCGCGCTCTCCTCCATCATGGGCGTCGCCTATGGCTGGGACGAGCACGTGCATTATTCAGCGGCCAAGTCCGGTGTCGTCGGCCTGGTGCGTGGTCTCGCTGTGGAGATGGCGCGCGATGGCGTGCGCGTGAATGGCATCGCGCCCGGCTACATCCGCACCGCACAGCTTCTTTCCGAGGAGAACTCGCTCGGCCCGGCAGGGGCCGAGAAGGCGGCAGAATTTATTCCGATGGGGCGGCTCGGAACGGGGGAGGACATCGCGGATGTCGCCGCGTTCCTCGCCTCCGACAGCGCGAGATACATGACCGGCCAGGTGCTGGTCGTGGATGGCGGCCTTCTCGTGGGCCGGTACTGA
- a CDS encoding SDR family NAD(P)-dependent oxidoreductase, giving the protein MVESALVTGAGSGIGRAIALKLAAEGYAVTVNDLSAERAATVADDIRAAGGRAVAVAGDVSSEADVAAIHAAAVAAHGEVSLLVNNAGIAHQALFENLSAADFDRMFAVHVRGTFLMTKAVLPAMLAVGAGVIVNVASQLGQIGGVELVHYSGAKAAIIGMTKALAREISARGVRVNAVAPGPINTPLVMQLSEDWRAAKRVELPLGRFGEPEEVAETVAFLASPAASLFVGQTLGPNSGDVML; this is encoded by the coding sequence ATGGTGGAGAGCGCTCTTGTCACCGGCGCGGGCTCCGGCATCGGCCGCGCGATCGCCCTGAAACTCGCCGCCGAAGGCTACGCGGTTACAGTCAACGATCTGTCGGCGGAACGCGCTGCAACGGTAGCGGATGATATCCGCGCTGCCGGCGGCCGGGCGGTGGCCGTGGCGGGTGACGTCTCCAGCGAGGCGGATGTTGCGGCCATTCATGCCGCCGCCGTCGCAGCGCATGGCGAGGTCTCGCTGCTCGTCAACAATGCCGGTATTGCCCATCAGGCGCTGTTCGAGAACCTTTCGGCCGCCGATTTCGACCGCATGTTCGCCGTGCATGTGCGCGGCACATTCCTGATGACCAAGGCCGTGCTGCCGGCAATGCTTGCGGTGGGGGCGGGCGTCATCGTCAACGTCGCCTCGCAGCTCGGCCAGATCGGCGGCGTTGAACTGGTGCATTATTCCGGCGCCAAGGCCGCCATCATCGGCATGACCAAGGCGCTCGCCCGGGAGATTTCCGCTCGCGGCGTGCGCGTCAACGCCGTCGCGCCCGGCCCGATCAATACGCCATTGGTGATGCAGCTCTCGGAGGACTGGCGCGCCGCCAAGCGGGTCGAGCTTCCTCTCGGGCGCTTTGGTGAGCCGGAGGAGGTGGCCGAGACTGTCGCCTTCCTCGCATCTCCTGCCGCCAGCCTTTTCGTTGGACAAACGCTCGGACCCAATTCCGGCGACGTCATGCTTTGA
- a CDS encoding ABC transporter permease → MNASGIKLGLGFYTALFIVFLYGPLAVLAILSFQTGPEGGPQFPIIEWSTYWYKHLFGLTPPSRIAPLPIEQALVRSLVLAVMTMIVSTVLGVTAAQAFRRKFRGSGVVFYLIVLGMMVPGVLVGLGMALVANTLGIDRHWWGTAFVLHVVYTFPFAFLVMLAIFNRFDPSVEEAAWSLGVTPARTFRKITFPLIFPGVLSAMLFAFTLSYDEFSRTLFASGRDLTLPLAIYGTFSVEVHPNVFAFGVLTTLFSFALLGTYAVLMGLSVRRAKRMAIQEEA, encoded by the coding sequence ATGAACGCTTCCGGTATCAAGCTCGGCCTCGGTTTCTATACGGCGCTGTTCATCGTCTTCCTCTATGGCCCGCTCGCGGTCCTTGCGATCCTCTCCTTCCAGACCGGGCCGGAGGGCGGGCCGCAGTTCCCGATCATCGAATGGTCGACCTATTGGTACAAGCATCTCTTCGGTCTCACCCCGCCCTCGCGCATCGCGCCGCTGCCGATCGAACAGGCGCTCGTGCGTTCGCTGGTGCTTGCGGTGATGACGATGATCGTCTCGACGGTGCTCGGCGTCACCGCCGCACAGGCCTTCCGGCGGAAGTTCCGCGGCTCGGGCGTCGTCTTCTATCTCATCGTGCTCGGCATGATGGTGCCCGGTGTGCTCGTCGGCCTCGGCATGGCGCTGGTCGCCAATACGCTCGGCATCGATCGGCACTGGTGGGGCACGGCCTTCGTGCTGCACGTCGTCTATACGTTCCCCTTTGCGTTCCTCGTCATGCTGGCGATCTTCAACCGCTTCGACCCGAGCGTGGAGGAGGCAGCCTGGTCGCTCGGCGTCACCCCGGCGCGCACCTTCCGCAAGATCACATTCCCGCTGATCTTCCCCGGCGTGCTCTCGGCCATGCTGTTCGCCTTCACGCTTTCCTATGACGAGTTCTCGCGCACGCTCTTCGCTTCGGGCCGGGACCTTACGCTGCCGCTCGCCATCTACGGCACCTTCTCGGTGGAAGTGCATCCGAACGTCTTCGCCTTCGGCGTGCTGACGACGCTGTTCTCCTTCGCGCTGCTTGGAACTTACGCGGTGCTGATGGGCCTGTCGGTGCGCCGCGCCAAGCGCATGGCGATCCAGGAGGAGGCGTGA
- a CDS encoding ABC transporter permease, whose product MTMAATSHDTSVGTAAPSTRKQPDRTALLLAPGVLWMLLFLVAPILMMVYVSFWTQTTFKIEPTLTLKSWVTFFTSDTYLGALWTTIRIWLIVLVSTLLVGYPAALFVGLFVKNKTLSTALLVLCVIPFWTSFLIRVLAWRPMLGKEGAINMILMKIGVITQPIEVLLFSELSVIIGMTQIYCVFMVGPIAFMLGRIDPSVIEAAQDLGAGFWRIFRTIILPLSMPGVVVGAIFVSVMVLGEFATSAALSGRKVNLLGNIIVTQVGSLKWAFAAVAGVVLTILMGAVVAALLRVVDLRKEL is encoded by the coding sequence ATGACGATGGCCGCCACCAGCCATGACACGTCCGTCGGAACGGCGGCGCCTTCCACTCGCAAGCAGCCCGACCGTACGGCCCTGTTGCTCGCCCCCGGTGTCCTGTGGATGCTGCTCTTCCTCGTCGCACCGATCCTGATGATGGTCTATGTTTCCTTCTGGACGCAGACCACCTTCAAGATCGAGCCGACGCTGACCCTGAAGAGCTGGGTCACCTTCTTTACGTCCGACACCTATCTCGGCGCGTTGTGGACCACGATCCGCATCTGGCTGATCGTACTCGTCTCGACGCTGCTTGTCGGGTATCCGGCCGCGCTCTTCGTGGGCCTGTTCGTCAAGAACAAGACCCTTTCGACGGCGCTTCTCGTGCTTTGCGTCATCCCGTTCTGGACCTCCTTCCTCATCCGTGTGCTTGCCTGGCGGCCGATGCTCGGCAAGGAGGGGGCGATCAACATGATACTGATGAAGATCGGCGTCATCACGCAGCCGATCGAGGTGCTGCTGTTCTCCGAGCTTTCCGTCATCATCGGCATGACACAGATCTACTGCGTCTTCATGGTCGGCCCGATCGCCTTCATGCTCGGCCGCATCGATCCTTCGGTCATCGAAGCGGCGCAGGATCTCGGCGCGGGCTTCTGGCGCATCTTCCGCACCATCATTCTGCCGCTCTCCATGCCGGGCGTGGTGGTGGGCGCGATCTTCGTTTCCGTCATGGTGCTTGGCGAGTTCGCCACTTCCGCCGCCCTGTCGGGCCGCAAGGTCAACCTGCTCGGCAATATCATCGTTACCCAGGTCGGTTCGCTGAAATGGGCTTTCGCCGCCGTCGCCGGCGTCGTGCTGACCATCCTTATGGGCGCGGTCGTCGCCGCGCTCCTGCGGGTCGTCGATCTCAGGAAGGAGCTTTGA
- a CDS encoding ABC transporter ATP-binding protein, translated as MSSVLQLKNVHKAFSGVPALAGIDAALSENSYVSLLGPSGSGKTTLLRVIAGFEQPDGGEILFSGRRIDGVPPHERGIGFVFQNFALFPHLSVAQNIAFGLENRAVDPVMDARAVATKVRDMISLVGLSGLEERAVTQISGGQKQRVALARTLVTEPSMVLLDEPLGALDANLRTRMRSELRTIRERCGVTFLHVTGSETEALAMGDTVLVLDRGRIAQSSDAGTLYSRPASADVARFLNCYNIFSGAVSGDAFESPVGRLALGGVRQTSGAPAYAIRYDRVAIRPRDATTAGDEVRIEANFVASEYSGAAINSFFTLDDGRVFEVETHLSHAAPETFEEKARYALVWKREDALVFV; from the coding sequence GTGTCATCCGTCCTCCAATTGAAGAATGTGCACAAGGCGTTCTCCGGCGTGCCGGCGCTGGCCGGTATCGATGCGGCGCTATCGGAGAATTCCTATGTCTCGCTGCTCGGCCCGAGCGGGTCGGGCAAGACGACGCTGCTGCGTGTCATTGCCGGTTTCGAGCAGCCGGACGGCGGGGAGATCCTCTTTTCCGGCAGACGCATCGATGGTGTGCCGCCGCATGAGCGGGGCATAGGCTTCGTCTTTCAGAATTTCGCGCTCTTCCCGCATCTGAGCGTGGCGCAGAACATCGCCTTCGGCCTTGAGAACCGCGCCGTCGATCCGGTGATGGATGCGAGGGCCGTCGCCACGAAGGTGCGCGACATGATCAGCCTTGTCGGGCTTTCGGGCCTGGAAGAGCGGGCGGTCACCCAGATTTCCGGTGGCCAGAAACAGCGCGTGGCGCTTGCCCGCACGCTGGTCACCGAGCCGAGCATGGTGCTGCTCGACGAGCCGCTCGGGGCGCTCGATGCCAATCTTCGCACTCGCATGCGGAGCGAGCTGCGCACCATCCGCGAGCGCTGCGGTGTCACCTTCCTGCATGTCACCGGTTCGGAGACGGAGGCGCTCGCCATGGGCGACACCGTGCTGGTGCTGGATCGTGGCCGCATTGCCCAGTCCTCCGATGCCGGGACGCTTTACAGCCGTCCGGCCTCGGCCGATGTCGCGCGCTTCCTCAATTGCTACAACATCTTCTCCGGTGCTGTTTCGGGCGATGCCTTCGAAAGCCCCGTCGGCCGTCTGGCGCTCGGCGGTGTGCGGCAGACGTCCGGCGCGCCCGCCTACGCCATCCGCTACGACCGCGTTGCGATCCGCCCCCGGGATGCGACGACGGCGGGCGACGAGGTGCGCATCGAGGCGAACTTCGTCGCCAGCGAATATTCCGGAGCGGCGATCAACTCCTTCTTTACGCTGGATGACGGGCGCGTCTTCGAGGTGGAGACCCATCTCAGCCACGCCGCTCCCGAAACCTTCGAGGAGAAGGCCCGCTATGCCCTCGTCTGGAAGCGGGAGGATGCCCTTGTCTTCGTATGA
- a CDS encoding GntR family transcriptional regulator — translation MRDEQAATGTQRRYAIAEDVLRSNIETGTLPPGLVLLEGPIADILQTSRAPVQRALQALEAEGLVHRFSGRGFLVGPPGAHIEPNRTDIKALGLIVPRHADEALQSRSSWERIYNQVEADVAGCVVFGRYRIIEMEIANHFNVSRTVVRDVLTRLRERGLVRKNQSSHWIAGPLTAQTVKDHFVLRTMLEPPAIRLGARAVSPARLETLLRRLRATEEASASGSLQESEALQSEFIECCVLAAPNERLKDLVRNNLLPVTATDRLLRRLGLPGDPAIITELRLVAELLLRGATESAVSMMETHLEASLNRTIAQMKIVAIIPGPGVTAAYLTPILD, via the coding sequence ATGAGAGACGAGCAGGCAGCCACAGGCACGCAGCGGCGCTATGCCATCGCCGAGGACGTGCTGCGCAGCAACATCGAGACGGGCACGCTGCCGCCCGGGCTGGTGCTGCTGGAGGGCCCGATCGCCGACATCCTGCAGACCTCTCGTGCGCCGGTGCAAAGGGCCCTGCAGGCGCTGGAGGCCGAGGGGCTTGTGCACCGCTTTTCCGGCCGCGGCTTTCTCGTCGGCCCGCCCGGCGCGCATATCGAGCCGAACCGCACCGATATCAAGGCGCTCGGGCTGATTGTGCCGCGCCATGCCGACGAGGCGTTGCAAAGCCGCTCCTCCTGGGAGCGCATCTACAACCAGGTCGAGGCGGATGTAGCAGGCTGCGTGGTCTTCGGGCGCTACCGTATTATCGAGATGGAAATCGCCAATCATTTCAACGTCAGTCGCACTGTCGTGCGCGACGTGCTGACACGCCTGCGCGAACGGGGGCTGGTGCGCAAGAACCAGTCCTCGCACTGGATCGCCGGCCCCCTCACCGCACAAACGGTCAAGGATCACTTTGTACTGCGCACGATGCTGGAGCCGCCGGCGATCCGCCTCGGCGCACGTGCCGTCAGCCCGGCGCGACTTGAGACGCTGCTGAGGCGCCTGCGCGCCACCGAGGAGGCGAGCGCCAGCGGCTCGCTGCAGGAAAGCGAGGCGCTCCAGAGCGAATTCATCGAGTGCTGCGTGCTCGCCGCACCGAACGAACGGCTGAAGGATCTGGTTCGCAACAACCTCCTGCCGGTGACCGCGACCGACCGGCTGCTGCGCCGCCTCGGCCTGCCGGGCGACCCCGCGATCATCACCGAACTGCGGCTGGTCGCCGAGCTTCTGCTGCGCGGAGCAACGGAATCGGCGGTCTCGATGATGGAGACCCATCTGGAAGCCTCGCTGAATCGCACCATCGCGCAGATGAAGATCGTCGCGATCATTCCTGGCCCCGGCGTAACCGCCGCCTATCTCACGCCCATTCTCGACTGA
- a CDS encoding 5-oxoprolinase subunit C family protein, translating into MAIKVLHHGLATTVQDLGRPGYFHLGIPVGGAMDRFAMRAANLLVGNDEGAAGLEAVFIGPKLEFTEDALVAVTGADMPAKVDGVLQVGWTAFKVKAGQVLSFDFLKSGARICIAVSGGIDVPVALGSRSTYPIGALGGYKGRPLAAGDELPVGVGSLAGEGRSVPGALRRKPGMPAELRVLPGLYWHRVTEEAQQNFFADEWKVANEADRMGYRFKGGRKLDFVEREQPFGAGSDPSNIVDSCYPYGSIQVPGGTEPIILHRDAVSGGGYFMVGTVISADMDLIGQLQPHTPTRFVEVTMEEALAARKERQANLARLREALA; encoded by the coding sequence ATGGCCATTAAGGTTCTCCATCACGGTCTTGCGACCACCGTCCAGGACCTCGGCCGTCCCGGCTATTTCCATCTGGGCATTCCCGTTGGCGGGGCGATGGACCGCTTTGCCATGCGCGCGGCGAACCTGCTCGTCGGCAACGACGAGGGTGCGGCGGGTCTGGAGGCCGTGTTTATCGGGCCGAAGCTCGAGTTTACCGAGGATGCGCTGGTCGCCGTCACCGGTGCGGACATGCCGGCCAAGGTCGACGGCGTTCTCCAGGTCGGCTGGACCGCCTTCAAAGTGAAGGCCGGTCAGGTGTTGTCCTTCGATTTCCTGAAATCCGGCGCACGGATCTGCATCGCCGTTTCCGGCGGCATCGACGTGCCGGTGGCGCTCGGCAGCCGCTCGACCTATCCCATCGGTGCGCTCGGCGGTTACAAGGGGCGCCCTCTGGCCGCCGGCGACGAACTGCCGGTCGGTGTGGGTAGCCTTGCCGGGGAAGGTCGAAGTGTGCCCGGGGCGCTGCGACGCAAGCCGGGCATGCCGGCGGAACTGCGCGTTCTGCCCGGTCTCTACTGGCACCGCGTAACGGAGGAAGCGCAGCAGAACTTCTTCGCCGATGAATGGAAGGTGGCGAATGAGGCGGACCGCATGGGCTATCGCTTCAAGGGGGGCCGCAAACTCGATTTCGTGGAGCGGGAGCAGCCCTTCGGGGCCGGGTCCGATCCCTCGAACATCGTCGATAGCTGCTATCCTTATGGTTCCATCCAGGTGCCCGGCGGCACGGAGCCGATCATCCTGCATCGCGACGCCGTCTCCGGCGGCGGCTATTTCATGGTCGGTACGGTCATTTCCGCCGACATGGACCTCATCGGCCAGCTTCAGCCACACACGCCAACCCGTTTCGTCGAGGTGACGATGGAGGAGGCGCTGGCGGCGCGCAAGGAGCGTCAGGCGAATCTCGCGCGGCTGCGCGAAGCGCTGGCCTGA
- a CDS encoding 5-oxoprolinase subunit B family protein → MSTRYTFGGDEHLFVECSEEMSLEAFFKSLSMAKGVRESGIRGITEICPANASFQVKFDPDIIHPDDVLKEVKAIEGAAEKAEPVLKTRIVEIPVFYNDPWTHETLMRFRERHQEPTGTDLDYAARINGYGAVDDFVGAHSGSPWFVSMVGFVAGLPFMYQMVERQRQIQVPKYLRPRTDTPRLTVGHGGCFGCIYSVRGAGGYQMFGITPMPIFDPTQTTSYLRDFMVFFRPGDIVKFKSIDRAAYDQAIEDVDKGRFAPPIREVSFDLREFQKDIDGYNAKLEGMINGH, encoded by the coding sequence ATGAGCACCAGATATACATTCGGGGGCGACGAGCACCTCTTCGTCGAATGCAGTGAGGAGATGTCGCTGGAGGCCTTCTTCAAGAGCCTTTCCATGGCCAAGGGTGTGCGGGAAAGCGGGATCAGGGGCATTACCGAAATCTGCCCGGCCAATGCCTCCTTCCAGGTCAAGTTCGACCCCGACATCATTCATCCGGACGATGTGCTGAAGGAAGTGAAGGCGATCGAGGGTGCGGCGGAGAAGGCTGAGCCGGTGCTGAAGACTCGCATCGTCGAAATTCCGGTCTTCTACAACGATCCCTGGACGCATGAGACCCTGATGCGCTTTCGCGAGCGCCATCAGGAGCCCACGGGCACTGATCTCGACTATGCCGCGCGGATCAACGGCTACGGTGCGGTTGACGATTTCGTCGGCGCGCATTCCGGTTCGCCCTGGTTCGTCTCCATGGTCGGCTTCGTCGCGGGCCTGCCTTTCATGTACCAGATGGTGGAGCGCCAGCGGCAGATCCAGGTGCCGAAATACCTGCGCCCGCGCACGGATACACCGCGGCTGACGGTCGGCCATGGTGGCTGCTTCGGCTGCATCTATTCAGTGCGCGGTGCCGGCGGTTACCAGATGTTCGGCATCACGCCCATGCCGATCTTCGACCCGACGCAGACGACCAGCTACCTGCGTGACTTCATGGTCTTCTTCCGTCCCGGTGACATCGTGAAGTTCAAGTCGATCGATCGCGCGGCCTATGACCAGGCCATCGAGGATGTCGACAAGGGCCGTTTTGCGCCGCCGATCCGCGAGGTCAGCTTTGACCTGCGCGAATTCCAGAAGGATATCGACGGCTACAACGCCAAGCTGGAGGGCATGATCAATGGCCATTAA